The proteins below are encoded in one region of Homo sapiens chromosome 8, GRCh38.p14 Primary Assembly:
- the IL7 gene encoding interleukin-7 isoform X3: MKEIGSNCLNNEFNFFKRHICDANKEGMFLFRAARKLRQFLKMNSTGDFDLHLLKVSEGTTILLNCTGQVKGRKPAALGEAQPTKSLEENKSLKEQKKLNDLCFLKRLLQEIKTCWNKILMGTKEH, encoded by the exons ATGAAAGAAATTGGTAGCAATTGCCTGAATAatgaatttaacttttttaaaagacatatctGTGATGCTAATAAG GAAGGTATGTTTTTATTCCGTGCTGCTCGCAAGTTgaggcaatttcttaaaatgaatagCACTGGTGATTTTGATCTCCACTTATTAAAAGTTTCAGAAGGCACAACAATACTGTTGAACTGCACTGGCCAG GTTAAAGGAAGAAAACCAGCTGCCCTGGGTGAAGCCCAACCAACAAAGAGTTTG gaagaaaataaatctttaaaggaacagaaaaaactGAATGACTTGTGTTTCCTAAAGAGACTATTACAAGAGATAAAAACTTGTTGGAATAAAATTTTGATGGGCACTAAAGAACACTGA